The genomic DNA aGATATTACTGAGGGCTCAAGATAAACCAGATCTGcttcctgtgagtgtgtgaaataTGGTTATAATGAAGAGTTGATCGTGCTGCTGCTTTCTGCATCAACATGTCACGTTCTATTTTGAGCTCGGCTGGTAAAGACTTGGTGATGTCTGTAATTTGGTCATTTTTGCAGAAACTGTTCTCAGGCAAATCATCCATGGCAATGAACtccatttcattattttttatttaatacggACAGTAATAATGTtgcaacattttgtaattaaaggtttttattttgtattattatattttactttttccccccttattttataaatgtgtatatatgtgcatgtgtaaatcttttttttttctccatagaatttatttaattgtgattgtatggaagcccatttccaccagttaaaaaaataaaaatgaaaacttggctttgttgagattttttaaagtcgaaaaaatttcaataaagtcataatgagataaaaagttataatgagataaaaagtcataatgagataaaaaaaaaaaaaaagtcgatatatgagataaaaagtcataattatgacaTTCAAGGATGCATCGCGGTCACATTGAAGACTACATACAGGCCCCTGGAGCAGAAGTCACGGAATAAACCACTTGAGCAAAGGACACgataaacaaagagaacattttgatctttatctcataattatctcaacaaagccaaatttttaaattttatttttttaactgcaaaatgggcttccatataattgtgtgtcttggaattttttttaaatctcaataaacatattttaaaacaacatgtcaCGTTCTCATCTACGTACCTGTGACGGGGGCCGTCCAGACTGCGCCTGCCCTTCTCCTTCCCCCCCGACGCCGTCTGGGCGGGGGGCATGTTTCCAGGCAACAGGCTCTGCAGCTCCAGGTCGAGGGAGCGCGGCAGGGCGTCGAGGGTGAGCCTGGGGGGGCTGTGGTGGGCGTAGACGGACATGCTGGGGTGTTCGATCAGCAGGTTCTCCAGGGGGCTGGTCTCCAGGAGGATGGGCTTGCTGCCCCTCCCGGTGAagcagggagggggggtgacGAACCAGCTCTCCTCCAGGGAGCAGGCGTCCAGACGCAGGAACCcgctctctccttcttcttcctcctcttcttcctcctcctcctctggcccTCCGTCAGGGTCGGTGTCGGCCGTGGAGTTGAGGGAGGTGCAGGAGGCGTAGCGGATGGGGGGGCTGGCCATGGGGGAGGGGATCATCACCAGGTCttcatcatcgtcgtcgtcgtcctcTTCCTCAGGACCGGCGGTGGAGCGAGAGAGGCCGTCAGCACACTGAGCGGAGCAGGCTTCAGCTGAGGgaggaaaacaaatcagattCAACGCTTTGATTCACTGAAGGTCGTTTTAAACTTTGTTCCTCTTGTTCAGTCGATTTAAAACTTTCTCTGACGAGTAAGTGCTTTTAAGTTTTGTGTTTCAAACACAGtgaaatatgtgtttttgtaacttttcttttcattcctgGACATAATAAATCCTTTACCCTCATTCTTAGATGTCATTTTATTGGCTGTCTTTtgagcagctgctgtttgtttcaacCCAGACACAAGTGAgtgtttgtccagcagagggcgctgtgtcctctctgtgcagcagcagcagcaagtcTCTCAAGATGTAAACAATCATTTGGATGATGCTGAGCAGCCACAGAGCCGCAGCAGGCCTGACAGCTCAGCATCACATGTTCCACTGAAAGCTCGGCCTGCTGCACgcatgtttgtgttagcatgcggCTAAACCCGTCTCCCTCTAACAGAGCTGTTtaatctgcacacaaacacctgatcCCTCCACACTGGCTCCTCTGCACGGAGCTGCTGAAACAAACCGCCgcactttattttttatgtatacTCATAAATCATCTCGTTCCAATATCCCGCTCTGCTGCACGTGCAGCCCTgctgtttacaaaaaaacaggaGGCGATCCAGAGTCCAGgagtcaggctgttgttttGATCCAACATCAGCAGCCTCTAATGattcacagagacacaggaagtTATGAGGTGAAGAGGCAACAGGATCTCAGGCTGGCAGACTGGAGACTAAAAATAACCTCGGTGCGGACTAAGCAGAAGTCTCTGTTTGATTTCAGTTCTGTTTCAGGGACCTGCTGATTTTCTCCAGCAActtaaaacatgtcagttttaTTTAGCTTCACAGTCCGACTGGATCAGGAAAActttacaacaacaactttttAGTATGAGCTAAATTAAGGAAGAATCCCCCTGAAGGAGAAAGATGATGTGTGCAGAATAAAGCAAcaatgctgcattcaagtgcttttaaaaaaagctccGATTTACAAACGTGGgaagtctttttcttttccaactcgtgtgtgtttgtgagcttgTAAATCATAATGTGGGAACAAGACAAGCTCAAGCACACGCCTGTGTTTTTATGAGCTTAAATGTTGAAATGCAAAACCATGAAGATGATATGTTTCCATTAAGGAGTAAGGAGCCGGTCTACACAATACTTTGTTTAACCAAATACAACATAACAAGTTAcaacaaagcacaaaaataacGTGCAATAAGTGAATTTATTAAAGGTTTTGAGCATCCAGCCAATGACTGCTTTGTCTGCAGTGTTTATGTTTAATATGACATGAAGCCTGCATGTCATGAACAACATTTTCTTGGACTTTTGAGGCGATCCTACTCAAGGATTTGCATGAtgtcattgttctgtttttccccCGACATCATCTTAAAGCAGGGTTTACAGTGTGGATGCTCAGGGGATATTAAAGGAGGTAGGATGTGGACAGAAACTTAGAATATGGATCCAACTATTGCATGTTAGAAAACGAAGTTGCCACCGTCATCAGCTGTTCctccctgacctctgacctctgcacTCTCACTGTTGACTGTATCcattcaaccccccccccccccccccccccggcatGTGAGCCAGTGTTTTGGATCTCATCTCCACACGTGGCCTCAGCTCCATCCTCACCCGGGTGGACTTCACAGAGGAATCCTTGTTTACCCACAAACAGGCCAGAGAGGCTGCTGACTCAGCGCCCGCCAGCTGATCTGCACACACTCTATCCTCTCACCAACTGAACTCTTCCTGCAGAGGCTGCGGGCGCCTCGAGAAAAACGAGGAGCTCAGGTATCGGCTGCACAACACGTCTGCGCGGCGGGGAGCAAGCGCTGTTGTCAGGCAGCGTTTGGGACGATTTGGCAGGCGGTGTGACGGGGTTAATGAGGTCGCTGTGGATTATGAAGGAACCAGCTGACCTCCTGCACAACTCTGCACAACTCTCCTTTGTGAGACACCCAGAGCACACTAACAGCTGATCTCACTATTTCTCAAACTTTATAACATGCAGGCTGAGAGTTTAAACAGTTTAATCTCACAAACTCCCAAAATCAAGCATGAacatttacagattttaaaaatatatctgcAACTGGCAGCACTTGTTAATGAATCCTTTTCTCTGCCACCCTTCCTGATTTGATGAAACCTCAGACGACTAAACGGTCCAGCAGCTTGCAGGCAGCTTCACACCTTGACACATTCCAGaacacagacatgcagctcTGTTTATGCTTCACTGGACGTCTGCGTGTTAACACCTGAGCAGCTGCTGTGCACAGCTCACAAAGTTAGTGCTGCATGGGGGACGTCTGCAGGACGACCGAAACCTGAGCTTTGAAGCCGGGCTTCACTTTCATCCCggatattttcatttcattagtCTTTATATAATCACTTAAATTGAAAGCCATATTTACAATAAcaggatttttaaaataaaaaaagcagttttaccatttaaagaagaagaggagcatgTTCTTTACTGCTGCACAGCTGCATGGTTATGATGCAGCATGCACAGGTTCTAACCACTGGATGGAAATTTGTTGTCGCTTTCACAACGTTTTGATGCAGTCTGATGAAGGTTAGATGAGATGACAGCTACCCTCTGATTCATTGTTTCCAACTTAGTGATGAAACTAGTCGTGCTggagaaacatgttgcaaacaggCTTCATGAAAACATCCAAAACTGAGGATGAACTGGAAGTTATCAGTAACAGGAACGCTTTGTTTGTCATAAAATTGAAGAATATTATTGCACAAGTTTCTCTCATAAGGCAGAGGAGGTCCAGGTCTGCACTCCCTCCCGCacatcactttggataaaagtgtgaAACATAAATTGAAGAATTGTAGTTGGTGAAAaacgtctttgtgtttttttttctaacagtaACTTTGGTGCAGACTTCTTTACTGTGTTTTAAAGGGTTAAGGTCATGTTGGACAGTTTACGGCCTAACATatggataaaataaataactaaatgtACTGGTTATAAAAAGGATCAGCATACAGGATGCACATTTCACCTGAGGTGTGATTTTAGAGTTCTGTTATTGTGACTTTTCATGCAGAAAATCTGGATATTTATGGTTCAGTTTGTGGCAGCAGCTTAAACTCGGGATGACTTGAAGAGATGTGAAGGTAACCGTCTGAGAGAAAAGCTGTTCTATAAGAGTGAGACGTTTTCATCTGGTTACAAACTGAAGGTTTAAATATATCGAGCTTCTCTTCACACTGCCAACAAATCGTCTGAAATCCCCCTGCAGCCGAGCTCAGCAAGAAATGTTTGTACCTCCAGAAACACAACCCTgcatccaggtgtgtgtgtgtgtgtgtgtgtgtgtgtttatgtgtgcagctCTGTGCCCATACAAGTCCTCCAGAGTTTATTTTTATCTCCTGTGGTGCTTTTGTTTGACCTGTTTACAGGTTGACTACCATAAACTGCCtgatgcctctctctctctctctgcacaccccccccccccccccccctcccagccTGAAGTGGCAATGCAGCCAGCGTGCCTCtgcaaccccccctcccccctccttcccctcccccctcccacctGAAATATTCACACGGCTGTGGAATCGGAGACGGGTCAAGTTGAGTCAAGTCTGTCTGCGGGTGAACGCTGGGACAAACCAGAGCTGAGCTGAACCTCAACCCGAGACACCTGGAGTCCCTGTGTCAGGTTactgtgtacagtgtgtgtgtgtgtgtgtgtgtgtgtgtgtgtgtgtgtgtgacttgcTGAACTTGTCGTGTCTGTTTTGACTGGTGCTCTGTTTTTTATATCTCAGACAGCTCATGTGAAGCAGCCATTAAAAGAGTCTAACGTGATCCAGTATCTGTCTCTGCGTCGGCTCTAAATCCTCCCTCTGAGTTTGACTGAATGATCTGAGGATGTGGATGCAGGCGGCTCAAAgtgaagaaacaaagaaagacgAGCTGCAGGTCATCGAGCTGACTCGATCAGCAGGCGTGTTGTCTCTGAACAAACTGCATGTGTCTGTTTACCTTTAACTTCATGTTTCAGAGGGGTTCATATGTGGTCACAGGTTTTTAGTCTGCAGCGTGTGCAGACAAAgtaaagcctttaaattaaaGCATATTTGGGTGATTAAGGGTCTTTCAGGTtgttgctcctcctgctgctgcgcCCGTCATGAGCGGAGGACTCCTCAGTGAGAGGAGGGACGGCTCGGGGTCTAAGTCGAGGTTTAGAGCTGAAACCAAAACCCGCTGACTCATCTTTTAGAGTCTTTTTAAACCAGTTGTCCGTGCCTTGtcatttcatattttacagttttaaccACACATGAGATTCTTTGTTTTACTCTGAGTCTACTTACCCAGGTAGTTGACCAGGATCCAGTCTtcgtcgtcctcctcttcctcttttccgTCTCCTGGTCGGTTTCCTCGGCTCAGCTCCTCCATGTCGTCCCCGAACAGAGCGCTGGCGAACCTCTGGAACATCCCGGGACGTCCTTCGGGGGCCTGAGGCTGAGGGAGGGGCCGAGGGGGGCGCGTGGCTCGGGGCGACGGCGGGGAGGCGTGGCGCGCACTTTGGTCATCAGCTGCGGGGTTAACGGCAGGGAGAAGGCTCCGGAAAGGTGCTAAAGTGCATCAATAAGGTGTGGTCGTGGATCATCTGAGGAGCAGCAGACACAGGCTGGACATCTCTCGGCGTCGGGGGTCGGTTTGACGagtgcaaaacaaagaaaacgagccctgagaggagagagaggggaggtgtCATCACTGCTGGATGTCAAAAGGATCAATACTTTTTAATaccaagtgttttaaaatgatgcaaacTCTGAACCACAGCACccaaaagtaccaaagctttaaaaaaaacgacatctatttcataagacaggtgcatAAGAGAGGAAGGATAACATCCATCACATTTCtttaattacacaaatacaTCGGCAAAATTTCAGTACAAGAACTACAGACAcagtgcaggagtttgttttcaagttttgatcattaaaaacaagacattacaCAAAATTGGGAACTCAAAAATTCAATTTCTTGTTCCCGTGGTAacaaaacaggtttgattttttaggattaaagttttaaattctaCACAACGACTCTGATTTAAAGTCGAGTCAACTACCTTTCAAAGACGTTTTTAAGAGTGTCCAGTCTcctttaaattcagttttataTCAAAGAAGTAACTGttctttaaatcacatttttttttaaatcttaaagctGTGAAGTTAACATAtttgccactagggggcagtgtcCCCTGTTATCACCTTGTAAAGTTGTTATTGTGAACTTTGAGACTGTGTACAAAGAGTGGACGTCGCCTCTGggtctgaaaagtgaagccaaagcgGGAGTGCCTTTAATCTGCATTCCTTCTtgtggccagcagggggagataCTTAACATTTGGTCGTTAGAAAAGAttgctgttctttttttgggggggataaAAATCCTGTCCTATGCTTCTTTTTTGTTAGCCACTGAGAGCTGCTGAATAACATCACAAATACCACGAGTTACAGATTGTTAATGAAGCACGCACTAACATAGATTAGCTgcctgctccagctgcttcctTTTACTCTAATAGGGTCGCTTGTGGTTCGGTTTTTGGTCACCACCTCTTAAGGTCAAGATCTAGTTCATTAGCTAACCTTTAAAACAGCTTCAGCTCTAACCCTGCAGACTGACAGTTTATCTCtttgacacacatacacatgctcgCTTCATGAGCTCCTATGAGGCTGTAAAATGAGGCGGGATTTTTCCTGTCAGGCCTGATGGAGGCGAGCAGCAGCTGCACCTTCCTCGTTTCTCGAGCTGATGCAGAGAGGAGCTGCCCTGTCCTGTGTTTGACTCAACAGTAAATAAAGAGATCTGCTGTGtgtggagggtggggggggttaCATACACAGCTGGCTGGCAGCCggtctgctgctctgagaaCAGTCTTTCAGGAAAGGAAAAGTAACCGTCgacagagaaagaaatgatCAGTGTCGCTGtctggctgcagctgctgtaTAAAAAGGGAGGGAGGCTACTTTTGGCACA from Labrus mixtus chromosome 11, fLabMix1.1, whole genome shotgun sequence includes the following:
- the tp53inp1 gene encoding tumor protein p53-inducible nuclear protein 1, which produces MFQRFASALFGDDMEELSRGNRPGDGKEEEEDDEDWILVNYLAEACSAQCADGLSRSTAGPEEEDDDDDDEDLVMIPSPMASPPIRYASCTSLNSTADTDPDGGPEEEEEEEEEEEGESGFLRLDACSLEESWFVTPPPCFTGRGSKPILLETSPLENLLIEHPSMSVYAHHSPPRLTLDALPRSLDLELQSLLPGNMPPAQTASGGKEKGRRSLDGPRHRQDVAAVQRRSSLHSACYAAALSARPGLLQPRAGNAAQRTQPLSRNALRRHNLLRPPKAGTVHLHQPSQRHLNF